The sequence CCAAGCCTCGTCCACCGAAGCCGTTCCCTCCCAGGCCTGCTCCACCTAAGCCACCACCCCCGCCGAGGCCGCCTCCGCCCAAGCCAGGTCCGCCGTGAAAATCACCACCACCAAGGCCACCTAGTCCGCCTCCACCAAGTGCCGGACCACCGCCATGGAAGCCGCCACCAAAACCACCGCCCCCCAGGGCAGGACCACCTCCATGGAAGCCGCCTCCACCACCAAAGCCGCCCCCATGAAAGCCCCCTCCGCCGAAGCCGCGGCCCCAACTAGGTGACGTAGGAAGAAGCATCGTAAAGCAGAGCGTGATAGACGCGAAGGTAATAAAGCGTTTCATAGGAATCGTTCTCGCTGAGATATTTTGAATTGGTTGAATGAACAACAGGACGTGCGATTACTTCTGACGTTTGACAACCACTTCATCCGAATCAGGCAGGGCGACATCGCCTGCGGTTCGATCGACCGACTGCCAAGAGTAAGCGTTGTCGTCCAAACGAGTCATCACGTTGATCGAAGTGGTGATGGTACCGTCGCCAGTCATCCCGCGCATGTTGGCCCGCCAGCCAGAATCGATCGGCACCCACAAGCCAACCGCATGCCCGCCATCTGGACTAAAGTTCCAAGACTGGACCGATTTGGTCACAGGGTTCCAGCCAATCAACTGCACGCCGGAGGTCTTGGTGCCGTCGTGCATGGTCGTGGTGTAGGTTCTTTCGACGAAGCTTTTGTCTGCCACCCAGCGGCAAACCGACTCCATCTTCGCGCCTCGCTCTTCAGCCACCCAGGTACCAATCAGCCATTCAAGGTCAGCAAGACCTTCGTAATTCGACGGCTTGGCGACAAACCTATCGCGGACCGAAGCCATCAGCCACTTGCCGTCGACTTTACTGTGAACCACGGTGTAAAGCGTATACCCTGGGACACCAGAGGAAGGTTCAACCTCTGCGCGTCCCTCTTCAATGGCAATGCTGTCGCCGACCAAG comes from Bremerella cremea and encodes:
- a CDS encoding YybH family protein, with amino-acid sequence MRVWPKLTRLLLLSCVSMAITSANAALADDANKPADTLAEIRSGSEAFVKAFNEADAKAVAALWTQQGEYVDDAGQVFSGREAIEKEYAKFFAEHKGASINLTIDSLRLVGDSIAIEEGRAEVEPSSGVPGYTLYTVVHSKVDGKWLMASVRDRFVAKPSNYEGLADLEWLIGTWVAEERGAKMESVCRWVADKSFVERTYTTTMHDGTKTSGVQLIGWNPVTKSVQSWNFSPDGGHAVGLWVPIDSGWRANMRGMTGDGTITTSINVMTRLDDNAYSWQSVDRTAGDVALPDSDEVVVKRQK